One genomic region from Nostoc sphaeroides encodes:
- a CDS encoding ABC transporter ATP-binding protein: MTEPLIELKGVSKSFGRHKVLDNVDLTIYRGEALGIIGPSGTGKSTILRVIAGLLSPDEGEIYVQGVRRDGLIEDGGQEVGIGMVFQQAALFDSLTVEENVGFLLYQNSNLPRSRIQDLVKEKLDMVGLPEVGHLYPAELSGGMRKRVSFARAIMSNPDDPTVGPEVLLYDEPTAGLDPIASTVIEDLIRYLQCLHGVCSTYAVVTHQDSTMRRTADRLIFLYEGRVQWQGTVSETYNTENPLIKQFLSGSVQGPIQVAG; encoded by the coding sequence ATGACTGAACCATTGATTGAACTGAAAGGTGTTTCTAAGTCCTTTGGTAGGCATAAAGTTCTAGATAATGTAGACTTGACCATTTACCGGGGAGAAGCACTAGGGATTATTGGGCCATCAGGGACTGGTAAATCAACAATTTTACGGGTAATAGCGGGGTTACTTAGTCCCGATGAAGGAGAAATTTATGTGCAAGGAGTGCGGCGAGACGGTTTGATTGAGGATGGTGGCCAGGAGGTTGGCATTGGTATGGTGTTTCAGCAGGCGGCGCTATTTGATTCGCTGACGGTGGAGGAGAATGTGGGATTTTTACTTTATCAAAATTCAAACCTACCGCGATCGCGCATCCAAGATTTGGTAAAAGAAAAATTGGATATGGTGGGTTTGCCAGAAGTAGGCCATCTGTACCCAGCCGAACTCTCTGGGGGAATGCGAAAACGGGTAAGTTTTGCTCGTGCGATTATGTCTAATCCCGATGATCCAACAGTTGGGCCAGAAGTTCTACTATACGATGAACCAACAGCCGGACTTGATCCCATTGCCTCAACAGTAATCGAAGATTTAATCCGCTATTTGCAATGTTTACATGGAGTTTGTAGTACTTATGCTGTTGTTACCCACCAAGACAGCACTATGCGCCGTACAGCTGATAGACTTATATTTCTCTATGAAGGTAGAGTGCAGTGGCAGGGTACAGTTAGTGAAACATACAATACAGAAAATCCTTTAATCAAACAATTTCTCAGTGGAAGTGTGCAAGGACCGATTCAAGTCGCCGGCTAG
- a CDS encoding thermonuclease family protein: MELLELILVLATVVGVADGNTIVVKDNAGQTIPIRLACINAPEVTGQPYRLAAIQRLKQLLPPQTPVVIRSTEELKSGHTVGEVFVDNRSVNLLLVESGNAVVDRESLQNCYESKTQFLIAEANAKNKHLGLWQQSKVKLNFHAK, encoded by the coding sequence ATGGAATTACTTGAATTAATTTTGGTGCTAGCTACAGTAGTTGGTGTTGCAGACGGGAACACAATTGTCGTTAAAGATAATGCAGGACAAACAATTCCAATCAGGCTAGCGTGTATTAATGCACCAGAGGTGACTGGCCAGCCCTATCGTTTAGCAGCAATACAAAGGCTAAAACAGCTATTACCACCTCAGACTCCTGTTGTGATTAGAAGCACAGAAGAACTCAAAAGTGGTCACACAGTTGGTGAAGTGTTTGTGGATAATCGCTCAGTAAATCTCCTTTTGGTAGAGTCAGGTAATGCCGTAGTTGACCGAGAATCTTTACAAAATTGCTACGAGAGCAAAACCCAATTTTTAATTGCAGAAGCTAATGCTAAAAATAAGCACTTGGGATTGTGGCAGCAATCAAAAGTTAAATTGAACTTTCATGCCAAGTAA
- a CDS encoding low specificity L-threonine aldolase, whose protein sequence is MSSQLEQFASDNSSGICPEALEYMIRANQGSVPAYGNDEWTQKATDYFRQLFEIDCEVFFTFNGTAANSLSLAALCQSYHSVICHETSHIETDECGAPEFASNGSKLLLAQGKNGKLTSEAIEAIVTKRTDIHYPKPKVISITQSTELGTLYSIEELLKIKEVATKYNLKIHMDGARFSNAVAAMNKSPAEITWKTGVDVLCFCGTKNGMALGEAILFFNKELAEDFDYRCKQAGQLASKMRFISAPWLGLLETGAWLKNARHANQCAEYLENQLLNIENVDLMFPREANAVFVKLPEQVIHALKAKNWQFYTFIGVGGVRFMCSWNTTQARIDELIDDIKNATNSKN, encoded by the coding sequence ATGAGTAGCCAATTAGAACAGTTTGCAAGTGATAATTCCTCTGGAATTTGTCCAGAAGCCCTGGAATATATGATTAGGGCAAATCAAGGTAGTGTTCCAGCCTATGGAAATGATGAATGGACTCAAAAAGCCACAGATTATTTTCGGCAACTCTTTGAAATTGATTGTGAAGTATTTTTTACGTTTAATGGTACAGCCGCGAATTCTTTATCTTTAGCAGCCCTTTGTCAGTCATATCACAGCGTCATTTGTCATGAAACATCTCACATAGAAACAGATGAATGTGGCGCACCTGAATTTGCATCTAATGGCTCGAAATTGTTACTTGCTCAAGGTAAAAATGGCAAGTTAACATCAGAGGCTATAGAGGCAATTGTCACTAAACGTACTGATATTCATTATCCCAAACCTAAAGTTATTAGCATCACCCAATCAACTGAATTAGGGACTTTATATTCTATTGAAGAACTTCTGAAAATCAAAGAAGTTGCTACAAAATATAACTTAAAAATTCACATGGATGGCGCTCGTTTTTCAAATGCAGTTGCCGCTATGAATAAAAGCCCTGCTGAAATTACTTGGAAAACTGGAGTGGATGTATTGTGCTTTTGTGGTACAAAGAATGGAATGGCATTAGGTGAAGCCATTCTTTTCTTCAACAAAGAGCTAGCAGAAGATTTTGATTATCGATGCAAGCAAGCAGGTCAGCTAGCCTCAAAAATGCGGTTTATCTCTGCTCCCTGGTTGGGTTTATTGGAAACTGGTGCTTGGCTAAAAAATGCCAGACATGCGAATCAATGTGCTGAATACTTAGAAAATCAACTATTGAATATAGAAAATGTTGACTTGATGTTTCCGAGAGAAGCCAACGCCGTGTTTGTTAAACTACCTGAGCAAGTCATTCACGCCTTAAAAGCAAAGAACTGGCAGTTTTATACATTTATTGGTGTGGGAGGAGTACGTTTTATGTGTTCTTGGAATACGACTCAAGCAAGAATTGATGAATTGATAGATGATATTAAGAACGCAACTAATTCCAAAAACTAA
- a CDS encoding TIGR04376 family protein codes for MGLFDDLSRFLENRLEEFLRNNPHLELEALLEQLREQEEGTLKLIADLRIQEKRSQEEILSTAQEIQRWHIRIQKAKNAGREDLAAAAGEREAALLREGNQRWGHMQGLKERINQSQELLRKIQQRRQEVQAKAAEAQTARAKAQTQQRFETSGWSNKTSSYSGGFDDLEEKFRSWETQDELEQMKRNLGK; via the coding sequence GTGGGATTATTTGATGATTTGAGTCGGTTTCTAGAAAACCGTTTAGAAGAATTCTTGCGTAACAATCCACATTTGGAGTTAGAGGCGCTGCTAGAACAGCTGCGTGAGCAAGAGGAAGGCACATTAAAGCTGATCGCAGATTTACGAATACAAGAGAAGCGATCGCAAGAAGAAATTCTGTCCACCGCTCAAGAAATTCAGCGTTGGCATATCCGTATTCAAAAAGCCAAAAACGCCGGCAGAGAAGATTTAGCGGCGGCGGCGGGTGAGCGAGAAGCAGCCCTGTTGCGCGAAGGAAATCAGCGCTGGGGACACATGCAAGGGCTGAAAGAACGCATTAACCAATCTCAGGAACTACTGCGAAAAATTCAGCAACGACGACAGGAAGTGCAAGCTAAAGCAGCCGAAGCACAGACAGCCCGTGCTAAAGCGCAAACTCAGCAGCGTTTTGAAACCAGTGGCTGGTCGAATAAAACTAGCAGTTATTCTGGTGGGTTTGATGACTTAGAAGAAAAGTTCCGTAGCTGGGAAACTCAGGATGAGTTAGAACAAATGAAGCGGAATTTAGGGAAATAG
- a CDS encoding phosphotransferase enzyme family protein, with translation MTEEFNTQGAENLVAIASQFAGLGKVTGVKAFGSGNINDTFLVTLDSSQEQYFVLQRINTQVFRQPQLIMQNMRTFTEHVRKRLQDTPLNRRWEVPRVLLTKDALDYWKDANGSFWRAISFIEGSQSFDTMRDRSHAKEIGYALGMFHNLISDLPPEKLADTLQGFHITPLYLQHYEEVLAKTSACQSSEVNYCLQFVSDRQTFAHILENAKVEGKLPLRLMHGDPKINNVMFDTATLQAVSVIDLDTVKPGLVHYDIGDCLRSGCNPAGEETENWDSVYFDTDLCQGILQGYLSVAKAFLTENDYAYIYDAIRLITFELGLRFFADYLAGNVYFKVKHPEHNLARAIVQFKLTESIESQETQICNIIKDMK, from the coding sequence ATGACAGAAGAATTCAATACACAGGGCGCAGAGAATCTGGTTGCGATCGCATCTCAATTCGCTGGGCTAGGGAAGGTTACAGGGGTTAAAGCATTTGGAAGTGGTAATATCAATGACACCTTCTTAGTAACTCTAGATTCTTCACAAGAACAATATTTTGTTCTGCAACGCATCAATACACAGGTATTTCGGCAGCCACAACTGATTATGCAGAATATGCGTACCTTCACTGAGCATGTTCGCAAACGGTTACAGGATACGCCTCTAAATCGTCGCTGGGAAGTGCCACGCGTACTATTAACTAAGGATGCTCTAGATTACTGGAAGGATGCAAATGGCTCCTTTTGGCGGGCGATTAGCTTTATTGAAGGCTCCCAGTCTTTCGATACTATGCGCGATCGCTCACACGCGAAAGAAATCGGTTATGCCTTGGGGATGTTCCACAATTTGATCAGCGATTTGCCACCAGAAAAACTCGCTGATACTCTTCAAGGATTCCATATTACACCGCTTTATCTCCAGCATTATGAAGAAGTGTTGGCGAAAACTAGTGCGTGTCAATCTTCGGAAGTTAATTATTGCTTGCAGTTTGTTAGCGATCGCCAAACCTTTGCACATATCCTAGAAAATGCCAAAGTTGAAGGCAAGCTACCCCTGCGTCTGATGCACGGCGATCCAAAAATCAATAACGTGATGTTTGACACTGCTACCCTGCAAGCCGTCAGCGTCATCGACCTGGACACCGTTAAACCCGGTCTGGTACATTACGATATTGGTGATTGCCTGCGATCGGGTTGCAATCCGGCTGGAGAAGAAACTGAGAATTGGGATAGTGTTTATTTTGATACCGACCTGTGTCAGGGAATCTTACAAGGTTATCTCTCGGTAGCAAAGGCATTTCTGACTGAGAATGATTATGCATACATATATGATGCAATTCGTCTAATTACTTTTGAACTAGGATTGAGGTTTTTTGCTGATTATTTGGCAGGGAATGTCTACTTTAAAGTTAAGCACCCAGAACATAATTTGGCAAGAGCGATCGTCCAGTTTAAACTTACCGAAAGTATTGAATCGCAAGAAACGCAGATTTGTAATATTATTAAAGATATGAAATGA
- a CDS encoding MlaD family protein yields the protein MRGLMTSLFSSRGFANASGRTFREGSVGLLLLLGLGVFGLLFLWLNRFTPSGRSYKVIVEFANAGGMQKGASVRYRGVKVGTISQVRPGPNAVDVEIEIGQTDLLLPRNVVVEANQSGLISESIIDITPKATLPTGVIIAKPLDKNCDQSLIICNGSRLKGQVGISVDELIRSSSELASAYSNPQFYRNVNRVLETTTSAATSFTGLSQDLQGLTKNLRQQLNTFSATANSVQRATNQLSASSTQTVNQFGATATQANRLLNNLDNLLTTNRSSLVGALNNITETSNQLRVTVSSLSPAVNRFTQGKLINNLETLSANAAQASANLRDASKTLNDPKNAVLLQQTLDSARVTFENSQKITSDLDELTGDPTFRQNLRQLVNGLSSLVSSTQQMQQQVQVATTLDSVKTAVSKPKNLIPTPAPTQEAMSNDKSLPVYVINPPPANFVSSDINPEPTSTPSPSISNSSQEDLLKQLREYGKQREQLDTEK from the coding sequence ATGCGAGGTCTTATGACAAGCCTCTTCTCTTCGAGAGGCTTCGCCAATGCGTCTGGGCGAACATTTAGAGAAGGCTCTGTGGGGTTGTTACTCTTGCTAGGACTAGGGGTATTTGGGTTACTCTTTCTGTGGTTAAATAGATTCACTCCTTCTGGGCGGTCATACAAAGTTATTGTGGAATTTGCTAACGCTGGCGGAATGCAAAAGGGAGCATCAGTTCGCTATCGTGGTGTTAAGGTAGGAACTATTTCCCAGGTTCGACCAGGGCCAAATGCCGTTGATGTAGAGATTGAAATTGGCCAAACTGACTTACTTCTTCCCCGGAATGTAGTGGTAGAAGCTAATCAAAGCGGATTAATTAGCGAAAGTATTATCGACATCACGCCAAAAGCAACGTTACCTACTGGGGTTATAATTGCTAAACCTCTAGATAAAAATTGCGATCAGAGCCTGATAATTTGTAATGGCTCTCGGTTAAAAGGTCAGGTTGGCATCAGTGTTGATGAACTAATTCGCAGTTCAAGTGAGCTAGCATCTGCATACAGTAACCCCCAATTTTATAGAAATGTCAATAGGGTTCTAGAAACTACCACAAGCGCAGCAACCAGTTTTACTGGGCTAAGTCAGGATTTACAAGGTTTGACCAAAAACTTGCGACAACAACTTAATACCTTTTCAGCCACTGCTAATTCAGTGCAACGAGCGACAAACCAACTTAGTGCATCCTCTACTCAAACAGTAAATCAATTCGGTGCAACTGCAACTCAAGCAAATCGTTTGCTCAACAACCTGGATAATTTATTGACAACAAATCGTTCTTCGCTGGTTGGTGCTTTGAACAATATCACCGAAACCAGCAACCAACTGCGTGTTACAGTCAGTAGCCTATCACCTGCTGTGAATCGATTCACTCAAGGAAAATTAATCAACAATTTAGAAACTCTTTCAGCAAATGCAGCGCAAGCCTCAGCTAATTTACGTGATGCTTCAAAAACCTTAAATGATCCAAAGAATGCGGTGCTGCTACAACAAACTTTAGATTCAGCACGAGTAACATTTGAAAATAGCCAAAAAATTACATCTGATTTGGATGAATTGACAGGCGATCCAACTTTCCGACAAAATTTGCGGCAATTGGTGAATGGTCTAAGTAGTTTAGTATCTTCTACACAACAGATGCAGCAACAAGTGCAAGTTGCTACTACTCTAGATTCGGTAAAAACTGCTGTGAGCAAACCAAAGAATCTAATTCCTACCCCAGCACCAACTCAAGAGGCGATGTCTAATGATAAGTCTCTACCTGTCTACGTAATTAATCCCCCACCTGCTAATTTTGTCAGTAGCGACATCAACCCTGAACCAACCTCAACCCCCAGTCCGTCTATCTCTAACTCATCCCAAGAAGACCTTTTGAAGCAACTGCGGGAGTATGGTAAGCAACGGGAGCAATTGGATACGGAAAAATAG
- a CDS encoding DUF3131 domain-containing protein, translating into MNLDVGRVLAAFDVIRTCHPQYNYWLKEIVAKWQVARSLFS; encoded by the coding sequence ATGAATTTGGATGTCGGGCGAGTACTTGCGGCGTTTGATGTCATCCGTACCTGTCATCCGCAATATAATTATTGGCTCAAAGAAATTGTAGCAAAGTGGCAAGTAGCGCGATCGCTATTTTCATAA
- a CDS encoding Tudor-knot domain-containing protein, translating to MDKSIIQLVDELPTDNITVKVLKALDYVAPGEWSNLTGFENNIRSITGVSDAKVIQKIRDRAVVLYEDPQRGYQFAIKLYQTIDKADTAMATAALANKVSEKIGFLSFLGKITPKADVTQSIDLVLKITVEIIAFCKLNGIPQPNPQEFANSLANNYQNASLMRMVALVCLDGILPLGPDFLSKIHGVISGTDTGAITQNPVFLAINNFLPGSNPSDKVGFISQGFNSVQGWMNNLVSKTGITPQSVSSHLGNFIQIADDNLDFVAAFLDQTTNYYEHTGIQTVVRSLILEAYTLVKEEIKQEEQKPIQDVSSAVKSDKNQYELSKTVEVWDSEEEDWYQGTIEKIQDDQFFIHYLGYGSSHNEWVGEDDIRTRDLRSSDDNGYAVGQKVKCWDDDQEAWYSATIQQIQGQQYFLHYIGYDSSYDEWVDSDEIS from the coding sequence ATGGATAAATCAATTATTCAGTTGGTTGACGAATTACCGACTGACAATATCACTGTCAAAGTTTTAAAAGCTCTTGATTATGTAGCACCAGGTGAATGGAGCAATTTGACGGGATTTGAGAATAATATTCGCAGCATTACAGGAGTTAGCGATGCTAAGGTAATTCAGAAAATCCGCGATCGCGCTGTTGTTTTATACGAAGATCCTCAACGAGGCTACCAGTTCGCAATCAAACTTTATCAAACAATTGATAAGGCAGACACAGCTATGGCAACGGCGGCTTTAGCAAATAAAGTTAGTGAGAAAATCGGCTTTCTCTCCTTTTTAGGCAAAATTACTCCGAAAGCTGATGTAACTCAATCCATTGACTTAGTACTGAAAATCACTGTCGAAATCATTGCCTTTTGCAAACTAAATGGCATTCCTCAACCGAATCCCCAAGAGTTTGCTAATTCCCTCGCTAACAACTATCAAAATGCATCCCTAATGCGGATGGTAGCTTTAGTTTGTCTAGACGGAATTCTACCACTAGGCCCCGACTTTCTTAGCAAAATTCACGGAGTTATTAGTGGTACTGATACTGGTGCAATAACTCAAAATCCGGTTTTCTTAGCCATCAATAACTTTCTCCCAGGTAGTAACCCCTCTGATAAAGTTGGTTTTATCAGTCAAGGTTTCAACTCTGTGCAAGGTTGGATGAATAACTTAGTATCCAAAACAGGCATCACCCCGCAATCAGTTTCTAGTCATTTGGGTAATTTTATTCAGATTGCTGATGATAATTTAGATTTTGTCGCAGCATTTCTAGATCAAACTACTAATTATTACGAACATACAGGAATTCAAACTGTCGTTCGCAGCTTGATTTTGGAAGCCTATACTTTAGTAAAAGAGGAAATTAAACAAGAGGAACAAAAGCCTATCCAAGATGTTTCATCTGCTGTTAAGTCAGATAAAAATCAGTATGAACTCAGCAAAACAGTAGAAGTCTGGGATAGTGAGGAAGAAGATTGGTATCAGGGAACAATTGAGAAAATCCAAGATGACCAATTCTTTATTCATTACCTTGGTTACGGTTCATCTCATAACGAGTGGGTAGGCGAAGATGACATTCGGACTCGCGATCTTCGCTCCTCTGATGACAATGGATATGCAGTGGGTCAAAAGGTAAAATGTTGGGATGATGACCAAGAGGCTTGGTATTCTGCAACGATTCAGCAAATCCAAGGTCAGCAATACTTTCTTCACTACATTGGTTATGACTCATCCTATGATGAGTGGGTTGATAGTGACGAAATTTCCTAA